Proteins from one Plasmodium cynomolgi strain B DNA, chromosome 10, whole genome shotgun sequence genomic window:
- a CDS encoding hypothetical protein (putative) — protein sequence MKGELNIPGGKKDQVECNPVVTAYREFSEETIYLYNMFVSYFSHLHYVMKGIAPEEKPQTEKPQTEKPQMEGNPPMESDPPMESAPYELFLQRNFLTDVTQMSIQEKKRAINMHINNFMLYFKEACLNIKENHESMYRCSYPPSYYQMRNATLEKIHKEVSLLSSIEDDEVNNFKLYYSQGKYCLFFYNAIQHHCKNMLHYLRNYFWHNYMTLFNILLSENVQFLIRCRGNSRTDYEPYLFDAIEIRKKIDPGLYDNLLHVENLIPSEYGKNKRDTFYAEGASQNGEQDTSIDTGYMNDMIWLDLSDLLLHSLRSCNHVGIVRHVWILFDEIMRWGGYPVCTPRDGEHREDSQHDAAESQFILVGQGSLKLHRCIAEKICHLYKDIHRRLHMLIQHNRHDAFWALFFSPFNTKLSMHNVSTLHRTCNAPLRKFLNCLITSRDFWVFLFLNLVGSIPT from the coding sequence ATGAAGGGTGAATTGAACATCCCTGGGGGGAAGAAAGACCAAGTGGAGTGCAACCCGGTGGTGACTGCCTACAGGGAATTCAGCGAAGAGACGATTTATCTGTATAACATGTTTGTGTCGTACTTTAGCCACTTGCACTATGTCATGAAGGGGATCGCCCCGGAGGAGAAGCCCCAAACGGAGAAGCCCCAAACGGAGAAGCCCCAAATGGAGGGGAACCCCCCCATGGAGAGTGACCCCCCAATGGAGAGTGCCCCGTACGAGCTGTTCCTGCAAAGGAACTTCCTAACTGACGTGACCCAAATGAGCattcaagaaaaaaagagagcaaTCAACATGCACATTAATAACTTCATGCTGTATTTTAAGGAGGCATGTCTAAATATTAAGGAAAATCATGAATCCATGTATAGATGTTCTTATCCTCCATCGTATTATCAAATGAGGAATGCCACCCTGGAGAAAATCCACAAGGAGGTGAGTTTACTTTCCTCGATAGAAGATGACGAGGTAAATAATTTCAAGCTGTACTACTCTCAAGGGAAATactgtctttttttttacaacgcAATTCAACACcactgtaaaaatatgcttcaTTATTTgaggaattatttttggCATAACTACATGACCTTATTTAACATCCTTTTGAGTGAGAATGTGCAGTTTTTAATTAGATGCAGAGGGAACAGTAGAACCGATTATGAACCCTACCTCTTTGATGCCATcgaaataagaaaaaaaattgatccaGGCTTGTACGACAATTTATTACATGTAGAAAATTTGATCCCATCggaatatggaaaaaataaaagagatACTTTTTATGCAGaaggagctagccaaaatggggaacaaGACACCTCGATAGATACTGGCTACATGAATGACATGATATGGCTGGACCTTTCCGATCTGCTTCTACACTCTTTGCGCAGTTGCAACCACGTGGGGATTGTGCGTCATGTATGGATCCTTTTTGATGAGATAATGCGATGGGGAGGGTATCCTGTTTGTACTCCTCGCGATGGGGAGCATAGAGAGGACTCCCAACATGATGCAGCCGAGTCGCAGTTCATTTTAGTCGGTCAAGGCTCCCTAAAACTGCACAGATGCATAGCCGAGAAGATATGCCACCTGTATAAGGACATACACAGGAGGCTACACATGCTAATCCAACACAATAGGCACGACGCCTTTTGGGCTCTGTTCTTTTCTCCATTCAACACGAAATTGAGCATGCATAATGTGAGCACCCTGCACAGGACCTGCAATGCCCCCTTAAGAAAATTTCTGAACTGTTTGATTACCAGCCGCGACTTCTGGGTCTTCCTCTTTCTCAACCTGGTGGGGAGCATCCCGACG